The following DNA comes from Chitinophaga nivalis.
AACTTAGTCAATACACGAGTACCATCCTGATAAAAATAGCCCCCTGCATTTTTGAGGGGATAGTTATCAGATCTTACCCCACCACCCAGGTATACGTTTCCGAACCGGTCGGCATGAAGAGTGGTAGCATCATCGTCATCTCTTCCTTCCATACGGGTAGACCAATGCAATTTACAATCGGGTGTAAACTGAGAGATGAACAACACCCGTGCAGAACCATATGGACCTCCCTGCTGTACATAAGCACCATTACCCGGATCAGCCAGCGGGAACTGGTAGCTCGTAGACCATCCCGCAATAAATATATTACCTTGCTCATCGTAAGTAATATCCCTGGGATAGGTATTAAATCCGGCATAATAACTGCTCCAGAGCAGGCGGCCATTATTATCAAATTTAGATACAAACCATTCTTTTGCTTCGCTATCAAAGTAACCGCCATTATCTTTCAGTACTACTTCTCCATACGCTGCATAGAAGTGAGCGATCCCATATACATTCCCCTGAGGATCTACTGTCATTACCCTGCCGGTAGTTTGTTTGGTCCCTGCAAAATAGGTGCTCCACAACAGCCGACCTTCCGGTGAAAACTTCATATAGGCAACAGCTCCGTTGTTCACCAGGGAAATATCATCATAATAAGCCCCATTTCCAGGGTTTACAGTGAGTATCGGCACAGTGCCACTTACGGTTAACTGCACAAAGATATTCCCGTCTTTATCCACTTCAATGTCATTCCCTCCCGTATATTGGTACATCACATCTGGCTGCGTGGTGGTAATAAAGGTGGCCCAGAAAATTTCCGGGTCAATCCGCATTGCGCGGGTGGTATCATAATGTTCGGCTTCAAAAATGATGGTATGTTTATCCCGCAGGCGGTAATTTACTTTAACTGGTTGCCGGTCCGCCTCCATAAAGGCCACTGGCGCCTTTTCTATATGCTCATCCAGTTTACTCTTCACCAGGATATCGCCTTCCGGTGTTGCTGAAAGATGTGCATTGGCAGAATATTTCAGTTGAATCCTGCTGACTGCCGCATGTGGCGCCAGGAGAAAATCGTATTTAATCCGCGTTTTCCCCGTGCTGTCGCGATTGAAATAAAGGATCCAGTCGATACCGGGGTATACTTCTTTTATCTTCAGTACGGATACTACCTGCAACTGCTGGTCAGCCTGGCGAGGATCATACATATTAATAACACCCGCATGCCTATTCACCTCTGTTTCTTCTATATTTTCCGGACGTATATCCGCTCCCGTGAGGCTAACATCCACACTTTCCAGGTTTATATGCGGCTGTAATACATCATCAGGCTCCACCCTATGGGGTCGGTCGCTATTCCTACCGGACCGGCGCTCCTTTCCTTTCTCTTCCTTTACAGGTAATTGTTGCAGGGTAATGTAGCTCAGGCCCTTCCGGGTGATGTAAATTTGTTTCTGTCCGATGTTTGCCGTATAGAGTATCGAGGTAACACTTTTGTTATGCTTATCTTTCAGCTGGCCGCCATTCCTTACGAAACCACCCATCATAAATTGTGCGGCATACTTCCGTACATCCACATTTGTGGAATCACGGGCAAAACAAGACAATGAAAAAAGAATGGTCACCAGTACAGGTATAAGTAATTTCAACGGTTGCAGGGTATAAATGTGAATAAACAGATCCACAAAAATAGAAAATTAATGGGGAAAGGAAAAAATTGCCCTCCCAGTTAAAGGCATAAAAAATCCACCAGCTTATCTTGTACAGCAATCACAGCTAATCGGAATGGTATGCTGATAAAAAAGAAAATGCTGAAACAAGATCCAATTGCTACGATTTCATCATCCATTTTCATTTTTAAAAATACGATACACTGTAATCAATAAATTATGGGTATAAAAAAGGAAATAATCGAAATGATTATTTCCTTCAACAGCATATCAGGAATTACCACCGCATTCCTTATTTTATTCTTCTGTTTTTTGACTGGATTAAAATGCTGTAAAATTAACAGCAGGCGTCAGCAGCAGGCCACCATTAAAGTACCCCAACAAAAACCAGTAACTTTCTAAACATTTCATGCCAGCACTTGTTAATGTCCTTACAAAATATCCATTCATAACTCTTAAGTAACCATTATGAAAAAAAAACGGTTGTTAACACTCCTTCCTCTGGGAGTGCTGTTTATTTTTATCACCTGCCACTCCTCTAAAGATCAGAAATCCGCTGTGCAGTATCCTACCGTTATCCTGAAAGGAAAAATCAGAACTATGGATAATGATGCCGATCCGCTACATACGGAGCAGTCCATCGTTTTCAAGGGAGATTCCATATTATTTGTTGGTGACTCGCTCACAGCCATCAAAGACTATTACCGTGCAGGTTCCACCATTATTCATGATTATGGAGACAGCCTGATCATGCCCGGATTTATTGACGCTCATGCGCATGTGGGACTGGAAGCTCTTGTACAACCGTTGGCTAACCTGAGCGGACCGCCATATGGTAATGTTACCACACTCGACACTCTCGGGAAAGTATTAAAAGAATATGCGCACACACATTTCCCGGGGAATAAGGAAGCGATGCTACTTGGCAATAATTATGACGACTCACAGTTAAAAAGCCACAAACAACCAACGCAACTGGAATTAGATGCGATCGATAGTGAACATCCTATTTACATCATGCATGTAAGTGGGCACATGGGCGTGGGTAACACGAAGTTTCTCCGGATGATGGGCATCACCAACGAGACGCCTGCAGACAAATACCCTGGTGGTACCATTGTAAAAGATCATGGTATCAATACCGGCTTATTACTGGAGAATGCAAACATCGCCGCCATTGATAGTGCCATGTCCTTTTCAAAGAAATATAATCATGCTACGTTTGATCCGATTAAATTAATGCGCAATGCAGAAGACACCTGCTTTTCCTATGGCATCACGACTATTTGTGAAGGAAGAGCAGATGCCAATACCTACCAGATGATCAAAGCCGCCGTGGAAGCTGGCAGTCTGAAAGGTGATTATATTATGCTACCTGACTTTGACGATTTCAGAACAACATTGGCTTCCGTTAAACCTTACTATAACAAGTATTACAAGCAGCATTTTAAAGTAGGCGCCATCAAATTCACATTCGATGGTTCTCCGCAAGGTAAAGACGCTTATTTATCTCAACCTTACCACACACCTATGATCGGGCAGGATTCGACCTATAAAGGCCATCCTATTTATACATACAACAATGCCTATCACTTTGTTGATACAGTCATGTCCATGGGAATGCCGGTGCATATTCACCTCAACGGGGATTCAGCGATTGATATGGCGCTGGCCATTTTCAATTCCTTTAAAGCAAAAAAGATTAATTACCGCCAGCCGACGCCCAATGTATTCATTCATTGCCAAACCGCCCGGGAAGACCAATTGATAAAAATGAAAGAACTGGGTTCGGATGTAATGGAAAGCTTTTTCCCCACGCACGCTTATATATGGGGAGACTGGTATATTTCCAATGTGCTTGGCAATCCCCGGGCGCAAAATATCAGTCCACTTAAACACGCTGAGAACCTGGGATTGAGATATACGATTCACACAGATGCTCCTATTACTCCACCGGATCTCATCACGGCGGTATATGCAGCCGTAAACCGCTTAACGCAAATGGGTGTATTATTAGGTCCGGATCAACGGATAAGTGTTTATCATGCATTAAAAGCCATCACCACAGAAGCCGCCTACCAATGGGGAGAACAAGATACGAAAGGCAAACTGAAAAAAGGGTATAAAGCGGATATAGTAGTCCTGACTGAAGCCCCTATGACGATTGATTCCACTAAAATCAGGAGTAATGTACACGTAGTACATACTTATAAAGATGGCAATCTGGTGTACAGTAACCGCCACCTCTCTAAAAAAATAAATAGTATTATTCTCAGGAATACCGCACTGCGGACTTAAAAATTAAAATCCTTACAGCATTCAGCTGTAAGGATTTCTTCATTGCTATGGGATAGTAAGTCTATACTATGGTTGCTTGCGGATGATTACATTATAGGCCGCTACATTACCTGCTTCTCTATAATTAATATTATCCTTTGAGATAACGATGGAACTCTCTTCGCCTGATTCATCCGGTTCCGCTTTGGGAACAATACCGGTAAGATACCGCCCTCTCTCCTTGTCTGTCAACAACGCGTCGCCGCCAACAGCCGTTAAAGCCCAACCTTTTCTTTTTACTAACTTAACTGTGCGGTATCCGCCAAAATCCGGTCCGGGTTTATTGATGGCATAATCCCTGATCACTTCTAATTTCCCCCACGTGGGAATGTCGGATTTGATACTAATACTAAAGACCGTTGCATGGGCATTGCTGCTTTCAATATTCTTATGCCCGGCTGCTCCCCAGTCTGCATTACCTGGAATCGATTTAGTCAGCAAGGTGCCTGCTCCGGACCAATCTATTCTTACGCCGCCTCCAATGACTACATATCCTTTGGGAATTGCCGCTACTGCTTCCGGCGTTTCCGGATTATGATTTTTATTTTCACGGGAAGAATCAATGCGTATATATTTCCTGAGTTCCTCTTTTGACAAGCCATCTATCTTTAGCCCAATCGCATAACCAATCAATGTATGCTGAAATGGCAGCAGATGCTCTTTGGAAGACACATGCCAGGTACGTAGCGCTTTATCCGGATAAGCACCCGTTAGAAATGCACCGGGCAGCGCAAACTTAGGCGTTACCAATCCGCCACCGCCGACCAGTATATATTCATCAGGTACCGTAACAGCTACCTGATTATTTCGTCCATGTACTTCGTTCGTAACAATAATAGTATGGATTTTACCAGACCAGTCCCTTCCCTCAAACTGGCTGCCTTTCTTTTCAGAAATATGATCCGTAGTATGCTTCGATGCAGGCAAATACTTATCTTCTTTATTACATGATAAAACTACCACAGCAAGTCCTATCAATAACAATATATTTTGGGGTATGCTTTTTTTCATATAATCGTGGTTATAAAATGAGGTATTAAATTTTCTCTTCTATCGTTAACTTAAATAAACTAATAGCTCCACCATTTGTCCCTGCAGCAGGTATCGATGAAAATTGTATTACAGGATAATCCTGCTTAGGTTTAAAGGTGAGCGATTTCACA
Coding sequences within:
- a CDS encoding amidohydrolase → MKKKRLLTLLPLGVLFIFITCHSSKDQKSAVQYPTVILKGKIRTMDNDADPLHTEQSIVFKGDSILFVGDSLTAIKDYYRAGSTIIHDYGDSLIMPGFIDAHAHVGLEALVQPLANLSGPPYGNVTTLDTLGKVLKEYAHTHFPGNKEAMLLGNNYDDSQLKSHKQPTQLELDAIDSEHPIYIMHVSGHMGVGNTKFLRMMGITNETPADKYPGGTIVKDHGINTGLLLENANIAAIDSAMSFSKKYNHATFDPIKLMRNAEDTCFSYGITTICEGRADANTYQMIKAAVEAGSLKGDYIMLPDFDDFRTTLASVKPYYNKYYKQHFKVGAIKFTFDGSPQGKDAYLSQPYHTPMIGQDSTYKGHPIYTYNNAYHFVDTVMSMGMPVHIHLNGDSAIDMALAIFNSFKAKKINYRQPTPNVFIHCQTAREDQLIKMKELGSDVMESFFPTHAYIWGDWYISNVLGNPRAQNISPLKHAENLGLRYTIHTDAPITPPDLITAVYAAVNRLTQMGVLLGPDQRISVYHALKAITTEAAYQWGEQDTKGKLKKGYKADIVVLTEAPMTIDSTKIRSNVHVVHTYKDGNLVYSNRHLSKKINSIILRNTALRT